GATCCTGGCCGAGCTGCTCGGCGTCAGCTACCGACCGCCGATCCGGCTCCCGGCTGACCTCCTGCTGCGGCGCGGCCCGACCTTCTGTGCCGGTTGCCCACACACGGCGTTCTACTACGGCCTGACCGAAGTGCTCCGAGGACTTCCCGAACGGCCGTTCATCGGGTCAGACATCGGCTGCTACACCCTCGGCGCTCGCAGCGGCATCGACGTCGGCGACGTGGTGCTCTGCATGGGTGCGGGCCTGGGCGTGGCGACCGGGATGGCCCTGCGCGGCGTTCCGTCCGTGGCGCTGATCGGCGACTCAACGTTCTTGCACAGCGGTCTGCCGAGCCTGTTCAATGCCGTCGAGCAGGGAGTGTCCCTGCTTGTCTGTATCCTGGACAACGACGTCTCGGCGATGACAGGCGGACAGGCAGCCATCCGCCAGCAGCAGACCGAGTCATCGCGCCTGTACGCGCTCGCGCTGGGAGCCGGTGTTCGAGACGTGGCGGTAGTCGATCCGTTCCAAACCAGGGAGCTTCAGGCTACCGTGCGTCGGATGCTGGCCGCCGACGGCGTCTCGGTGCTGATCTCCCGCAGCCCGTGTGCGCTGACGGTCCCGAAGCAGCCCCGCCGACCGCGCGTCCACCTTGACCGCTGCACTGGCTGCGGCGACTGTGTCACGCGGATTCACTGTCCGGCCATCGCGCTCTCGGCGGCAGGCCAGTGCATCATCGACGTGGACGTGTGCGTCGGGTGCGGCCTGTGCGCGGACGTCTGCCCGGAGGGCGCGCTCGTGCCAGAGCCGTTCGGGCTGGGCGCGCGCTGATGCGGACGACCGTGCAGCTACGCGGGGTGGGTGGACAGTCGCTGCCGCTGATCGTGTCGATGCTCGGGCGGCGGGCGGCGGACGCCGGCGTCTCGCTGACGAGCCGCGAGGTCTTCGGCATGGCCCAGCGCGGCGGGGCGGTCTTCGCCACGCTCGACATCGACGAGCCGGGACCAGGGTGCGCCGACGACGCCCGCTCGGTGCTGATCGCCTTCGAGCTGCTGGAGGGTGTCCGAGGCTTCGAGGTGTTGCGGCCCGGCGAGGCCGCGTTCGTCTCGACGGCGCGGCTCGTACCGCCGGACTCCTGGGGCGGCGCGGCCACACGGTATCCCACGGCAGAGGAGGTGATGCGGCTCGCTGCCGACCTCCAGGTAGCCCTGACCCTGGTGGACGCGGCGGCGAGCGCGCCGTGGCGCGTGGTGCAGGCGGCCATCGAGGCCGGAGCGATCCCGCTCGGGGCGCGCACGCGGACGGTGGCCCGGTGAGCTGGCGCGAGCCGCTGCTCGATGCGCTGCGGCGGGCCGCGCCGCAGGTGGGCGGCGTCGAGCTGGACGATTCACTGTCCCTGATGCACGATCTCGGCCTCAGCTCGCGGCAACTGATCGAGCTGGCAACCTCCATCGACCGGGTCGCCGGGCGGCGCATCCCCACGGAAGAGTGGCTGATCGACGAGCTGTCGGGCCAGCACTCGCAGATTGGCGGGCTGATCGAGTGGCTGAACAAGAACTACCCGCGCCGATGACCGCTCGGCCGCCGGCGCCTTCGCGCCCTGTCGCGTGGCGGCCGACCTGGCCCGGCCCGCCGCTGGCGTTGCCGCCCGGCGAAGCCCATCTCTGGCAGACAGCGCCAGACGCGCCGGCAGGCGCCGATCTGCTCGCCGCCTACGACGCCCTGCTCTCGCCCGCCGAGCGCGCCCGCAACCGGCGCTTCGTCTTCGAGCGGCACCGGCGGCAGGATCTGGTCACCCGGGCGCTGGTCCGCACGGTCCTCTCGACCTACTGCCCGACCGTCGAGCCGGCCGCCTGGGAGTTCGCGGCCGGGCCGTTCGGCCGACCGTTCGTGGCGGGGCCAATGGCACAGACAGGGCTGTCGTTCAACCTGTCGCACACCGATGGCATGATCGTCTGCCTGGTGGCGGCCGAGCGCGAGATCGGCGTCGATGTCGAGGACACGGCGCGGAACAGCGCCACCGTCGAGATCGCGGACCGCTACTTTTCGTCTGACGAGGTCCATCGGCTGCGACGTCTGCCGCTGGCCGCCCAGCCCAGCCGGTTCTTCGACATCTGGACCCTCAAAGAGGCGTACATCAAGGCGCGCGGCCTGGGGCTGCACCTGCCGCTCGACCAGTTCACACTCTCGCTTCAGGAGGGCGGACCCGGCCACGTAAACGGGCCGAACGGGCCGTGCATTGGGATCTCCTTCGGCCCGGGGATCGAGGACGACCCCGCTTCGTGGCAGCTCCGGATCCTGAGCCTGACGGCCAGACATCGCTGCGCCGTCGCCATCCGCCGACAGACCCACGACCTCGTGCTTCGACGCTTCACGACGACGCCATTGCTGGACGGTCGCCCGGCCCAGCCCGCGGGAACCACGGGAGCAGACAGCCATGTGTGCGTATCCTGACCCGGCCGGCGTCGGTGGGCGCGCGGGGAGTGCGTCGAGCCTTGTGGACGTGCTGAGATGGCGCGCCGAACATCAGCCCGAGGCGCGAGCGTACACCTTCCTGGTGGACGGGGAGAGCGTCGAGGCCACGCTGACCTACGCCGACCTGGACCGGAAGGCGCGGGCTGTCGGGGCGTACCTCCAGGCGCGCGGGGCCGTTGGAGAGCGGGTCGTGCTGGTCTGCCCGCCCGGCCTCGAATACACGGCGGCGTACTGGGGCTGCCTGTACGCCGGCGCGATAGCCGTGCCCTCGTATCCGCCGCGCCTGACGCGCACCACCGATGCGCTGCTGGCCATCATCCGCGACTCGGGCGCAAGCATCGCCCTGACGACGGCGCAGACCGTCGAGGCCGTGTCGCGCGATCTCGCCCGCGCGCCAGATCTCGCCCACCTCACCCTGACGACCGTCGAGGCGCTGACCGAAGAGGCTACCGCCGAACGGCGGCACGACGCCTCTGACTGGCGGCATCCCGGGGTCGGGCGGGAGTCGCTGGCGTTCCTGCAGTACACCTCGGGCTCGACGGGTACGCCAAAGGGCGTGATGGTCAGCCACGGCAACCTGATCGCCAATATGACCGCCGCCTGGGACGTCGTGGCGATGAGGCCCGACAGCAGGCCGCTCAGCTGGCTGCCGCCGTACCACGACATGGGCCTGATCAGCGGCGTGATCCACCCGATTTTCGTCGGGCTGAACGGGCTGCTGATGACCCCTGCCGCCTTCATCCAGCGGCCGGCCCGCTGGATGAAGGCGATCTCGCACTACGGCGTGACACACACGGGCGGGCCGCCGTTCGCCTACGACTACTGCCTGCGGAAGATCGCGCCCGAGCAGCTTGCCGGCGTCGATCTCTCGACCTGGACGACGGCCTACGTCGGCGCGGAACCGATCCGGGTGGCGACGCTGCGGCAGTTCGCGGAGCGCTTCGGGCCGTACGGGCTGCGCTCATCGGCACTCTACCCCTGCTACGGCATGGCCGAGGCCACCTTGATGGTCAGCGGCGGCCCGCACATCAGCACGCCC
The DNA window shown above is from Chloroflexota bacterium and carries:
- a CDS encoding 2-oxoacid:acceptor oxidoreductase family protein, yielding MRTTVQLRGVGGQSLPLIVSMLGRRAADAGVSLTSREVFGMAQRGGAVFATLDIDEPGPGCADDARSVLIAFELLEGVRGFEVLRPGEAAFVSTARLVPPDSWGGAATRYPTAEEVMRLAADLQVALTLVDAAASAPWRVVQAAIEAGAIPLGARTRTVAR
- a CDS encoding 4'-phosphopantetheinyl transferase superfamily protein, producing the protein MTARPPAPSRPVAWRPTWPGPPLALPPGEAHLWQTAPDAPAGADLLAAYDALLSPAERARNRRFVFERHRRQDLVTRALVRTVLSTYCPTVEPAAWEFAAGPFGRPFVAGPMAQTGLSFNLSHTDGMIVCLVAAEREIGVDVEDTARNSATVEIADRYFSSDEVHRLRRLPLAAQPSRFFDIWTLKEAYIKARGLGLHLPLDQFTLSLQEGGPGHVNGPNGPCIGISFGPGIEDDPASWQLRILSLTARHRCAVAIRRQTHDLVLRRFTTTPLLDGRPAQPAGTTGADSHVCVS